Proteins found in one Synechococcus sp. LA31 genomic segment:
- a CDS encoding antitoxin — MTLLRVVRARLFMSGRSQALRLPARLRLRGSDVEIEPMGDGLWVQPCVDPAEGLADWLQRFYAEHPALPDQFLEDRGDQLPQERDWS; from the coding sequence ATGACGTTGCTGCGTGTGGTGCGTGCCCGATTGTTCATGAGCGGCCGCAGTCAGGCCCTGCGGTTGCCGGCCAGGTTGCGGCTGCGTGGGTCTGATGTGGAGATTGAGCCCATGGGCGATGGCTTGTGGGTGCAGCCCTGTGTCGACCCCGCCGAGGGGCTGGCCGACTGGCTCCAGCGCTTCTATGCCGAACATCCTGCTCTGCCTGATCAGTTTCTCGAGGATCGCGGCGATCAGTTGCCTCAGGAGCGCGACTGGTCGTGA
- a CDS encoding CrcB family protein translates to MADRLPERRLRFELRELALVGIGAVPGALLRWQSGVQLGPYLGGSAGANLLVNLVGSFLLGFLLGPIPRRTSLLLLLGIGFCGCLTTFSSWMLDVAALIQAGRPVWGLALIAASLVLGVLCAAAGLGLSRLVFGRETG, encoded by the coding sequence GTGGCTGATCGGCTTCCAGAGCGGCGCCTGCGCTTTGAGCTGCGCGAGCTTGCCTTGGTGGGCATCGGCGCGGTGCCCGGGGCTTTGCTGCGCTGGCAGAGCGGCGTGCAGCTGGGCCCTTACCTGGGCGGCAGCGCTGGCGCCAACCTGCTGGTGAATCTGGTGGGTTCGTTTCTGCTGGGCTTTCTGCTGGGCCCGATTCCCCGCCGCACCAGCCTGCTGCTGCTTCTGGGCATTGGCTTTTGCGGCTGCCTCACCACCTTCAGCAGTTGGATGCTTGATGTGGCTGCATTGATCCAGGCTGGCCGCCCCGTTTGGGGGCTGGCGCTGATTGCCGCCAGCCTGGTGCTTGGTGTGCTCTGCGCCGCCGCCGGCCTTGGCCTCAGCCGGCTGGTGTTTGGCCGCGAAACCGGCTGA
- a CDS encoding glycosyltransferase family 4 protein, with protein MASHFPAALFLPKDAYDVSSQQVLGRRVAGAQLAQSFAGALLKEEMLTVVSPGDKAVESVSQLLAGVTPPGAMVRVCDQATPDLLSEVGALYVPDPIISRWTPLRNDVAPWAFSLTGVIHTVCSEGALGGIANIPLAPLYPWDAVVCTSRAGRDVVAKALEHRLETMARRLGASRPSDDVLQLPELPIIPLVVSADQPYQPGLPRDQRRRHARAALQISPDAFVVAFVGRLSFHSKCHPISLYRALEQLALDHPDRDIVLIECGHIFNQWIAAAYDELRVRFPHLCFRLVGGLEPATDEQKWQVLAAADVFTSPADNLQETFGLSLLEAMAAELPLVVSDWNGYRDLVADGENGFLIPTQDVLCDVDGADDIDAQFSLGTLDYDAMIGVRSMGVVVDHSAYVRAFSALFHDQNRCRSMAHASLERLKDRYSASAVSAAYRHLWLRLEQRRAEAALKQASAWQPLPSGLPGYGSLFDHYATSGFSAFADQSIQPTEELAAHLSSTMNQWLLERLSAGQLSTLRRLVDAGEPISLERLCSQGCSRNQALRLLAVLAKFTPPG; from the coding sequence ATGGCATCGCATTTCCCCGCGGCTCTCTTCTTGCCAAAAGACGCCTACGACGTGTCGAGTCAGCAGGTTCTGGGTCGACGTGTTGCCGGTGCTCAGCTTGCACAGTCCTTCGCGGGAGCGCTCCTGAAGGAGGAAATGCTCACGGTTGTTTCCCCAGGCGACAAGGCAGTGGAGTCTGTAAGCCAGCTACTGGCGGGTGTGACCCCGCCAGGGGCGATGGTTCGGGTGTGTGATCAGGCCACCCCAGACCTGCTTTCAGAGGTCGGAGCGTTGTATGTGCCCGATCCGATCATCAGTCGATGGACGCCTCTTCGCAATGACGTTGCACCTTGGGCTTTTTCGCTCACGGGTGTGATCCATACCGTTTGCTCCGAGGGTGCTCTTGGTGGCATCGCCAACATTCCGCTGGCACCCCTTTATCCATGGGATGCCGTTGTGTGCACGTCGCGAGCGGGCCGTGATGTGGTGGCTAAAGCCCTTGAGCATCGTTTGGAAACCATGGCTCGCCGGCTCGGAGCTTCACGGCCGAGTGATGATGTGTTGCAGTTGCCGGAGCTGCCCATTATTCCTTTGGTGGTCAGTGCCGATCAGCCCTATCAGCCAGGTCTACCGCGAGATCAACGACGCCGTCACGCCAGAGCTGCTCTGCAAATCAGCCCTGATGCTTTTGTGGTTGCCTTTGTGGGTCGGCTGAGCTTTCACAGCAAGTGCCATCCAATTAGTCTTTATCGCGCGCTTGAGCAGCTTGCTCTGGATCACCCTGATCGAGACATTGTGCTGATCGAGTGTGGGCATATTTTTAATCAGTGGATCGCCGCTGCTTACGACGAGCTACGTGTGCGATTCCCGCATCTTTGTTTCAGGCTGGTGGGTGGCCTCGAACCTGCTACCGATGAACAGAAGTGGCAGGTTCTCGCTGCGGCTGATGTTTTCACCTCGCCGGCTGACAATCTTCAGGAAACATTTGGCCTTTCGCTGCTTGAGGCGATGGCTGCGGAGCTTCCCTTGGTGGTGAGCGATTGGAATGGCTACCGTGATCTTGTGGCGGATGGCGAGAATGGTTTTCTGATCCCAACGCAGGATGTGTTGTGTGATGTTGATGGTGCTGATGATATCGATGCTCAATTCTCCTTGGGAACCCTTGATTACGATGCGATGATTGGGGTGCGCAGCATGGGTGTTGTTGTTGATCACAGCGCTTATGTTCGTGCCTTTTCGGCTCTCTTCCATGATCAGAATCGATGCCGCTCCATGGCACATGCTTCGCTGGAGCGCCTAAAGGATCGCTATTCAGCAAGTGCTGTTTCCGCTGCTTACCGCCACTTGTGGTTGCGCTTGGAGCAGCGGCGGGCTGAGGCCGCCCTCAAGCAGGCTTCGGCTTGGCAGCCGTTGCCGTCTGGTTTGCCTGGCTATGGCTCGTTGTTTGATCACTACGCCACGTCTGGCTTCAGTGCGTTTGCCGATCAATCGATCCAGCCAACGGAAGAGCTTGCTGCTCATCTCTCCAGCACGATGAATCAGTGGTTGCTTGAGCGTTTGTCTGCAGGCCAGCTATCGACCTTGAGGCGCTTGGTTGATGCAGGCGAGCCCATTTCTCTTGAGCGTCTCTGCTCTCAGGGTTGCAGCAGGAACCAGGCCTTGCGTTTGCTGGCAGTGCTCGCCAAGTTCACTCCCCCTGGTTGA
- a CDS encoding GntR family transcriptional regulator: MRFHIQQDSDIPASSQLYNQICFAIAARHFPPGHRLPSTRQLAMQTGLHRNTISKVYRQLENDGVVEAMAGSGIYVRDQQNPRDIKPAPGPRSRHLPDIDREVRQSVDGLLNAGCTLQQARDLFTREIDWRLRCGARVLVSTPREDIGASMLIAEELTPHLDVPVEVVPMEELECILESSSNGTVVTSRYFLQPVEEIARRHSVRAVPVDLNDFRHELDLLKDLKAGSCVGLVSISPGILRAAEVILHSMRGNELLLMTATPDVSSRLLALLRASSHVLCDRPSLPLVEQNLRQNRAQLMRLPQVHCAQSYLGSATIDLLRKEIGLLAA; this comes from the coding sequence TTGCGGTTCCACATTCAGCAGGACAGCGACATCCCGGCATCGAGCCAGCTGTACAACCAGATCTGCTTCGCAATCGCCGCGCGCCACTTTCCGCCGGGGCATCGATTACCGAGCACGCGCCAGCTGGCGATGCAAACCGGCCTGCACCGCAACACGATCAGCAAGGTGTATCGGCAGCTGGAGAACGATGGCGTTGTCGAAGCCATGGCGGGCTCCGGCATCTATGTGCGCGACCAGCAGAATCCGCGCGACATCAAGCCGGCTCCCGGCCCCCGCAGCCGCCACCTGCCGGACATCGACCGCGAGGTACGCCAAAGCGTGGACGGGCTGCTCAACGCTGGCTGCACCCTGCAGCAGGCGCGCGATTTGTTCACCCGCGAGATCGACTGGCGGCTGCGCTGCGGCGCCCGAGTGCTGGTGAGCACCCCCCGCGAAGACATCGGCGCCTCGATGCTGATCGCCGAAGAGCTCACGCCCCATCTGGATGTGCCGGTTGAGGTGGTGCCGATGGAGGAGCTGGAATGCATCCTCGAGAGCTCCAGCAACGGCACGGTGGTCACCAGCCGCTACTTCCTGCAGCCGGTGGAAGAGATCGCCCGCCGCCACAGCGTGCGCGCCGTGCCGGTCGACCTCAACGATTTCCGCCACGAGCTCGATCTGCTGAAAGACCTCAAGGCCGGCAGCTGCGTGGGCCTGGTGAGCATCAGCCCCGGCATCCTGCGCGCCGCCGAGGTGATCCTGCACAGCATGCGCGGCAATGAACTGCTGTTGATGACCGCCACCCCCGATGTGAGCAGCCGCCTGCTGGCACTACTGCGGGCATCAAGCCACGTGCTTTGCGATCGCCCCAGCCTGCCGCTGGTGGAGCAAAACCTGCGCCAGAACCGCGCCCAGCTGATGCGCCTGCCTCAGGTGCACTGCGCCCAGAGCTACCTGGGCAGCGCCACCATCGATCTGCTGCGCAAGGAAATCGGCCTGCTGGCGGCCTAA
- the gyrB gene encoding DNA topoisomerase (ATP-hydrolyzing) subunit B: MSEATKVQAAYGAEQIQVLEGLEPVRKRPGMYIGTTGPRGLHHLVYEVVDNSVDEALAGHCNSILVVLNEDGSCAVSDNGRGIPTDVHPRTGKSALETVLTVLHAGGKFGAGGYKVSGGLHGVGVSVVNALSEWVEVTVHRQGQEHKQRFERGAPIGTLASTASADPSRTGTSVCFKPDIQIFTGGIDFDYHTLSARLRELAYLNGGVKIVFRDERPAARDADGAAHEEIYLYEGGIKEYVAYMNAEKDALHPDIIYVNSEKDGVQVEAALQWCVDAYSDNIFGFANNIRTVDGGTHIEGLKTVLTRTLNAFAKKRGKRKEADGNLAGENIREGLTAVLSVKVPEPEFEGQTKTKLGNTEVRGIVDSLVGEALGEYLEFNPSVIDLILEKAIQAFNAAEAARRARELVRRKSVLESSTLPGKLADCSTRDPGESEIYIVEGDSAGGSAKQGRDRRFQAILPLRGKILNIEKTDDAKIYKNTEIQALITALGLGIKGEEFDEKNLRYHRIVIMTDADVDGAHIRTLLLTFFYRYQKSLVEGGYIYIACPPLYKVERGKNHTYCYNEADLKTTIEGFGEKANYTIQRFKGLGEMMPKQLWETTMDPSTRMMKRVEIADAAEADRIFTILMGDKVAPRREFIETHSAELDLAQLDI, encoded by the coding sequence ATGAGCGAAGCCACCAAAGTTCAGGCCGCCTACGGCGCCGAGCAAATCCAGGTGCTGGAAGGCCTGGAGCCGGTGCGTAAGCGCCCGGGCATGTACATCGGCACCACCGGGCCGCGCGGTTTGCACCACCTGGTGTACGAGGTGGTGGATAACTCGGTCGACGAAGCCCTCGCCGGCCATTGCAACTCGATTTTGGTCGTCCTCAATGAGGACGGCAGCTGCGCCGTGTCCGATAACGGCCGCGGCATCCCCACCGACGTGCACCCCCGCACCGGCAAGAGCGCCCTGGAAACGGTGCTCACCGTGCTGCACGCCGGCGGCAAGTTCGGCGCCGGTGGATACAAGGTGTCGGGCGGCCTGCACGGCGTGGGCGTGTCGGTGGTGAACGCCCTGTCTGAATGGGTGGAAGTCACCGTTCACCGCCAGGGCCAGGAGCACAAGCAGCGCTTTGAGCGCGGTGCTCCGATCGGCACCTTGGCCTCAACAGCGTCGGCCGATCCCAGCCGCACCGGCACTTCAGTGTGCTTCAAGCCCGATATTCAGATCTTCACCGGTGGGATCGACTTCGATTACCACACCCTCTCGGCTCGTCTACGCGAACTCGCCTACCTCAACGGTGGCGTGAAGATCGTGTTCCGCGATGAACGCCCGGCGGCTCGCGATGCCGATGGGGCCGCTCATGAGGAAATTTACCTCTACGAAGGCGGCATCAAGGAATACGTTGCCTACATGAATGCGGAGAAGGATGCCCTTCATCCCGACATCATCTATGTGAACTCCGAAAAAGATGGTGTTCAGGTGGAGGCTGCGCTGCAGTGGTGCGTGGATGCCTACTCCGACAACATCTTCGGCTTCGCCAACAACATCCGCACCGTGGATGGTGGCACGCACATCGAGGGTTTGAAGACCGTTCTCACCCGCACCCTCAACGCCTTTGCCAAGAAGCGTGGCAAGCGCAAGGAAGCCGATGGCAACCTCGCCGGTGAAAACATCCGCGAAGGCCTCACGGCCGTGCTTTCGGTGAAGGTGCCGGAGCCGGAATTTGAGGGCCAAACCAAAACCAAGCTCGGCAACACCGAGGTGCGCGGCATCGTGGATTCGCTGGTGGGCGAGGCCCTCGGTGAATATCTGGAATTCAATCCCTCGGTGATCGATCTGATCCTCGAGAAGGCCATCCAGGCCTTTAATGCCGCCGAGGCTGCCCGCCGCGCTCGCGAACTGGTGCGCCGCAAGAGCGTGCTGGAGAGCTCCACCCTGCCCGGCAAGCTCGCCGACTGCTCAACCCGTGATCCGGGTGAATCCGAGATCTATATCGTGGAGGGCGATTCTGCAGGTGGCTCGGCCAAGCAGGGCCGCGACCGGCGCTTCCAGGCAATCCTGCCCCTGCGCGGCAAGATTCTCAACATCGAGAAAACTGACGACGCCAAGATCTACAAAAATACCGAGATCCAGGCGTTGATCACGGCCTTGGGCTTGGGCATCAAGGGTGAAGAGTTCGATGAAAAAAACCTTCGCTACCACCGCATCGTGATCATGACCGATGCCGATGTGGATGGCGCCCACATCCGCACCCTGCTGCTCACCTTCTTCTACCGCTACCAGAAGTCGCTGGTGGAAGGCGGCTACATCTATATCGCCTGTCCGCCGCTCTACAAGGTGGAGCGCGGCAAGAATCACACGTATTGCTACAACGAAGCCGATCTCAAAACCACGATCGAAGGCTTCGGCGAGAAGGCGAATTACACGATCCAGCGCTTCAAGGGTTTGGGCGAAATGATGCCCAAGCAGCTGTGGGAAACCACCATGGATCCCTCCACCCGCATGATGAAGCGGGTTGAGATCGCAGACGCTGCCGAAGCCGATCGCATCTTCACGATCCTGATGGGCGACAAGGTGGCCCCCCGCCGCGAATTCATCGAAACCCATAGCGCCGAGCTCGATCTGGCGCAGCTGGATATCTGA
- a CDS encoding SH3 domain-containing protein, with protein MDQRGVATPAWSWGAVLAFALFAPVALPAGGAERRVPEVRKRSAGEPLILPLALAMSGAPASEAPLLRSLPVGEPVEVLRSWADAMGERWLQVRVASDLLMLKPLKGWVRHS; from the coding sequence ATGGATCAGCGTGGTGTTGCCACCCCGGCCTGGAGCTGGGGGGCTGTTCTGGCATTTGCTCTCTTTGCACCTGTCGCACTTCCGGCTGGAGGCGCAGAGCGTCGTGTGCCGGAAGTGCGTAAGCGTTCCGCTGGGGAGCCGCTGATCCTTCCCCTCGCTCTGGCGATGAGTGGCGCGCCAGCGTCTGAGGCGCCGTTGTTGCGGTCGTTGCCGGTGGGTGAGCCCGTGGAGGTGTTGCGCAGCTGGGCTGATGCCATGGGTGAACGCTGGTTGCAGGTGAGGGTGGCGTCCGATCTGTTGATGCTGAAGCCGCTGAAGGGTTGGGTGCGGCATTCCTGA
- a CDS encoding glutathione peroxidase, whose amino-acid sequence MAINVNEVVVSTAAGEQQKLSALDGQVRLIVNVASRCGFTRQYAGLQALQEAYGAQGFSVLAFPCNDFGAQEPGSVEEIKQFCSTTYGVNFPIYGKVAISAAPFDTLVQSEPAGPVAWNFEKFLVGKDGTVVARFKSGVEPDSAELKGAIEAALAA is encoded by the coding sequence ATGGCCATCAACGTGAACGAAGTGGTGGTGAGCACCGCCGCCGGCGAGCAGCAAAAGCTGAGCGCGCTGGATGGCCAGGTGCGCCTGATCGTGAACGTGGCCAGCCGCTGCGGCTTCACCCGCCAATACGCCGGTCTGCAGGCTCTGCAGGAGGCCTACGGCGCCCAGGGCTTCTCGGTGCTGGCCTTCCCCTGCAACGACTTCGGCGCCCAGGAGCCCGGCTCGGTGGAGGAGATCAAGCAGTTCTGCTCCACCACCTACGGCGTGAACTTCCCGATCTACGGCAAGGTGGCCATCAGCGCCGCTCCGTTCGACACGCTGGTGCAAAGCGAGCCCGCCGGCCCGGTGGCCTGGAACTTCGAGAAATTTCTCGTGGGCAAAGACGGCACGGTGGTGGCTCGTTTCAAGAGCGGCGTGGAGCCTGACTCGGCTGAGCTGAAAGGCGCCATCGAAGCCGCACTGGCGGCCTGA
- a CDS encoding dienelactone hydrolase family protein, protein MTIQATWTEVITPEGAMPAWWARPEAPRAAVLVLPEVFGVNGWVRSVADRLAEQGYAALAISTFWRTAPQLEAGYNEAGLALGREHRDQVKAEQLRADVAAAAAWMQQHHSADGLAHKPLGCVGFCFGGHLAMLAATLPVIAASCDFYGARVSTDRPGGGAPTLADVPQIPGRLWCFCGDQDPLMPPEELSAIQQALAAVPGRRHRFVMAPGAGHGYMCEARSDFHPQASAAGWGAMLQLFDEAL, encoded by the coding sequence ATGACGATTCAGGCGACCTGGACTGAGGTGATCACCCCCGAGGGCGCCATGCCGGCGTGGTGGGCCCGGCCGGAAGCGCCGCGGGCGGCGGTGCTGGTGCTGCCAGAGGTGTTCGGCGTGAACGGCTGGGTGCGCAGCGTGGCGGATCGTCTGGCGGAGCAGGGGTATGCGGCCCTCGCCATCAGCACCTTCTGGCGCACCGCCCCGCAGCTGGAGGCCGGCTACAACGAAGCCGGTCTCGCCCTGGGCCGCGAGCATCGCGATCAGGTGAAGGCCGAGCAGCTCCGCGCCGATGTGGCTGCCGCTGCTGCTTGGATGCAGCAGCACCACAGCGCCGACGGATTAGCCCACAAGCCCCTGGGCTGCGTGGGTTTCTGCTTTGGCGGCCACCTGGCAATGCTGGCTGCCACCCTGCCGGTGATCGCCGCCAGTTGCGATTTTTATGGGGCCCGCGTGTCGACCGATCGGCCCGGCGGTGGTGCCCCCACCCTGGCGGATGTGCCGCAGATCCCTGGCAGGTTGTGGTGCTTTTGCGGTGATCAGGATCCCCTGATGCCTCCCGAGGAGCTCAGCGCTATCCAGCAGGCCCTCGCTGCTGTGCCTGGCCGCCGCCATCGTTTCGTGATGGCCCCGGGTGCCGGCCACGGCTACATGTGCGAAGCCCGGAGCGATTTCCATCCCCAAGCATCAGCCGCAGGCTGGGGGGCCATGTTGCAGCTGTTTGACGAAGCGCTCTGA
- a CDS encoding type II toxin-antitoxin system VapC family toxin, with protein MRAGTSTDRPLRLLLDTHALLWWLAEPARLSAKAHAAIGEPNNQVFVSAASAWELATKVRLGKLAIAATLLSDLTEVLAHQGFELLPVQFKHGLIAGGYEQPHRDPFDRLLAAQAQLEGLTLVSLDPALNDFPCQLLW; from the coding sequence GTGAGGGCAGGGACTTCAACGGATAGGCCCCTCCGGCTGCTCCTTGATACCCATGCGCTGCTCTGGTGGCTGGCTGAGCCAGCTCGACTGTCAGCCAAAGCGCATGCAGCCATTGGGGAGCCCAACAACCAGGTGTTCGTGAGTGCAGCATCAGCCTGGGAACTCGCCACCAAGGTGCGCCTGGGAAAGCTCGCGATCGCCGCGACACTGCTTTCAGATCTGACGGAGGTTCTGGCGCACCAGGGATTTGAACTGCTGCCGGTTCAGTTCAAGCATGGCCTGATTGCAGGCGGATACGAACAGCCCCATCGCGACCCCTTTGATCGCTTGCTGGCTGCGCAGGCTCAATTGGAAGGCCTCACCCTCGTGAGCCTTGACCCTGCCTTGAACGATTTTCCCTGCCAGCTGCTTTGGTGA
- a CDS encoding CrcB family protein has translation MRDVLLVAIGAIPGAWLRFRLVNHFEPLVPRKHWATFGVNISACFALGLIAALASRCGPHDRIALLLATGFLGSLSTFSTFSVELLQAWMGGLRRQTLLLMGGSVAAGLLAVAAGMVIGG, from the coding sequence TTGCGCGATGTGTTGCTGGTGGCGATTGGCGCCATCCCTGGCGCCTGGCTTCGCTTTCGCTTGGTGAACCATTTCGAGCCGCTCGTGCCTCGCAAGCACTGGGCCACGTTTGGCGTGAATATCAGCGCCTGCTTTGCCTTGGGCTTGATCGCTGCCTTGGCTAGCCGCTGCGGCCCGCATGATCGGATCGCCCTGCTTCTGGCCACAGGCTTTCTGGGCAGCCTCAGCACCTTCTCCACCTTCAGCGTGGAGCTGCTGCAGGCCTGGATGGGTGGCTTGCGCCGCCAGACCCTCTTGTTGATGGGGGGATCGGTGGCGGCGGGGTTGCTGGCGGTGGCGGCCGGGATGGTGATCGGTGGCTGA
- a CDS encoding type II toxin-antitoxin system VapC family toxin, with amino-acid sequence MRRTLDTTICSYVLRRRPLQMVERFRQLDRGQLWLSAIVAAELRFGAEKLGSTRFQAAVEAWLSGFELLDWPMAATHHYARTRAQLEAAGTPVGNLDLMIAAHALAEDSVVITNHAREFHRIPGVAVEEWQLE; translated from the coding sequence GTGAGGCGCACCCTCGATACCACCATCTGCAGCTATGTGCTTCGTCGGCGCCCGCTGCAGATGGTGGAGCGCTTCCGCCAGCTGGATCGTGGGCAGCTCTGGCTATCAGCCATCGTGGCTGCTGAGCTGCGCTTCGGAGCTGAGAAATTGGGCTCCACCCGGTTTCAAGCGGCTGTGGAAGCTTGGCTTTCGGGCTTTGAACTCCTCGATTGGCCCATGGCGGCTACGCACCACTACGCCCGCACTCGGGCTCAGCTGGAAGCTGCGGGCACTCCTGTTGGCAATCTGGATCTGATGATCGCGGCCCACGCCCTCGCGGAAGACAGCGTGGTGATCACCAATCACGCTCGGGAGTTCCACCGCATCCCGGGTGTTGCGGTGGAGGAATGGCAGCTCGAATGA
- a CDS encoding type II toxin-antitoxin system Phd/YefM family antitoxin gives MRTVNVHEAKTHFSRLIDAAHAGETIVVAKGGKPWARLVPLATPTPLRQPGVLAGVLQLPAPEMLLEPLPDAELAAFDNPLP, from the coding sequence ATGCGCACGGTGAATGTGCACGAGGCGAAGACGCACTTCTCTCGCCTGATTGATGCAGCCCATGCCGGCGAAACCATCGTGGTGGCGAAAGGCGGCAAACCCTGGGCTCGCCTTGTTCCGCTGGCCACCCCGACGCCGCTGAGGCAGCCAGGTGTTTTAGCTGGTGTTTTGCAGCTGCCCGCGCCAGAAATGCTGCTGGAACCGCTGCCTGACGCAGAGCTGGCTGCCTTCGACAACCCGTTGCCGTGA
- the miaA gene encoding tRNA (adenosine(37)-N6)-dimethylallyltransferase MiaA, with product MNHPPSPGPKGEQPLVIALLGPTASGKTALGIALAQALDLAVLSVDSRQLYQEMNIGTAKPTPAQRAAVRHELLDLRRPDQPINLQEFRADAERAIAAEHARRGIALLVGGSGLYLKAITQGMSPPAVPPQPQLRAQLEALGQPLCHQLLLSADPTAGARIMTNDAVRTQRALEVIYATGLPLSSQQGAAPPPWRVLELGLNPPDLKQRISQRSAQLFADGLVEETRGLVERYGAECPLLNTIGYGEAKAVLRGELQEGEAIALTTKRTQQFAKRQRTWFRRQHEPLWLDGGDPLQQALQAIERVLG from the coding sequence ATGAACCATCCACCAAGCCCTGGCCCCAAGGGCGAGCAGCCCCTGGTGATCGCGTTACTGGGGCCCACCGCCAGTGGCAAAACAGCCCTTGGCATCGCGCTGGCCCAGGCGCTGGATCTGGCGGTGCTGTCGGTGGATTCGCGCCAGCTCTACCAAGAGATGAACATCGGCACCGCCAAGCCCACACCCGCCCAGCGGGCAGCGGTGCGCCATGAACTGCTGGATCTGCGCAGGCCCGATCAACCGATCAACCTGCAGGAATTCCGCGCGGACGCGGAGCGGGCGATCGCGGCGGAACACGCGCGGCGGGGCATCGCCCTGCTGGTGGGCGGCAGTGGCCTCTACCTCAAAGCAATCACCCAGGGGATGAGCCCTCCAGCGGTGCCGCCGCAGCCCCAGCTGCGGGCACAGCTCGAGGCCCTGGGCCAACCGCTCTGTCACCAGCTGCTGCTGAGCGCCGACCCCACGGCCGGCGCCCGGATCATGACGAACGACGCCGTGCGCACCCAGCGAGCCCTGGAGGTGATCTACGCCACAGGACTGCCGTTAAGCAGCCAGCAGGGTGCTGCCCCACCGCCCTGGCGGGTGCTGGAACTGGGCCTCAATCCACCCGATCTCAAACAACGCATCAGCCAGCGCAGCGCCCAGCTGTTTGCCGATGGTCTGGTGGAGGAAACCCGCGGCCTGGTCGAGCGCTACGGCGCCGAATGCCCCCTGCTCAACACGATCGGCTACGGCGAAGCCAAGGCAGTGCTGCGGGGCGAGCTGCAAGAGGGGGAGGCCATCGCCCTCACCACCAAGCGCACGCAGCAGTTCGCCAAGCGCCAGCGCACCTGGTTCCGCCGCCAACATGAACCCTTGTGGCTGGATGGGGGCGATCCGCTGCAGCAAGCGTTGCAAGCGATCGAGCGCGTCCTAGGGTGA
- the infC gene encoding translation initiation factor IF-3 encodes MPPRPRFDRRAPVRELPNINDRISYPQLRVVDADGGQLGVITREAALEVAKDRELDLVLVSEKADPPVCRIMDYGKFKFEQEKKAKEAKKKSHQTEVKEVKMRYKIDQHDYDVRIGQASRFLKAGDKVKCTVIFRGREIQHTALAEQLLRRMAKDLEEKAEIQQDPKREGRNMIMFLTPRKTPLSKEKEAEAAASKAVRTIETPRQQAAAAAASEG; translated from the coding sequence ATGCCACCCCGTCCTCGTTTTGACCGCCGAGCTCCCGTACGGGAGCTCCCCAACATCAACGACCGCATCAGTTACCCCCAGCTCCGGGTGGTGGATGCCGACGGCGGTCAGCTGGGGGTGATCACGCGGGAGGCGGCCCTCGAGGTGGCCAAAGACCGCGAGCTCGACCTGGTGCTGGTGAGCGAGAAGGCTGATCCGCCGGTGTGCCGGATCATGGACTACGGCAAGTTCAAGTTTGAGCAGGAAAAGAAGGCCAAGGAGGCCAAGAAGAAGTCTCACCAAACCGAAGTGAAGGAGGTGAAGATGCGCTACAAGATCGATCAGCACGATTACGACGTGCGGATCGGTCAGGCCTCTCGCTTCCTTAAAGCCGGCGACAAGGTGAAGTGCACCGTGATCTTCCGCGGCCGCGAGATCCAGCACACCGCCTTGGCTGAGCAACTGCTCAGGCGCATGGCCAAGGATCTCGAAGAAAAGGCTGAGATCCAGCAAGACCCCAAGCGCGAGGGCCGCAACATGATCATGTTCCTCACGCCGCGCAAAACCCCGCTGTCCAAGGAAAAGGAAGCGGAAGCCGCCGCCAGCAAAGCCGTGCGCACCATCGAAACCCCGCGCCAGCAGGCCGCTGCAGCCGCTGCCAGCGAGGGCTGA